One Cuculus canorus isolate bCucCan1 chromosome 1, bCucCan1.pri, whole genome shotgun sequence DNA segment encodes these proteins:
- the MGAT4C gene encoding alpha-1,3-mannosyl-glycoprotein 4-beta-N-acetylglucosaminyltransferase C isoform X1: MRCLRKRSAASFLGVLVICLLFMNLYIEDSYVLEGDKQLIRETATHQLNPERYVHTFKDLSNFSGSINISYRYLAGTPLSRKRYLTIGLSSVKRKKGNYLLETIKSIFEQSSYEELKEIAVVVQLADFDSSWCEGMVQDISQKFAHHIIAGRLIVIHVPEEYYPVLDGLKRNYNDPEDRVKFRSKQNVDYAFLLNFCANLSDYYVMLEDDVRCSKNFLTAVKKVITSREGSYWVTLEFSKLGYIGKLYHSHDLPRLAHFLLMFYQEMPCDWLLIHFRGLLAQKEVIRFKPSLFQHMGYYSSYKGAENKLKDDDFEEESFDIPDNPPANLHTNMNVFENYEASKAYSSIDEYFWGKAPSTGDFYGIVFEKPIKITKIKVVTGTEDRQNDILHHGALEVGEKIVGSKKGRQCTTYLRLGEFKNGNFEITDVENKVLFDINCMRILVTKSQKEWLIIRSISIWTSQTPNQ; this comes from the exons ATGAGATGCTTGCGGAAACGATCAGCAGCGTCATTCTTAGGAGTCCTTGTCATTTGCTTACTGTTCATGAACTTGTACATTGAAGATAGTTATGTTTTG GAAGGGGACAAGCAATTAATCAGAGAAACAGCCACGCACCAGCTCAACCCAGAACGTTATGTTCACACTTTTAAAGATTTGTCTAATTTCTCAGGATCTATAAACATTTCCTATCGCTACCTAGCTGGCACGCCTTTGTCAAGGAAAA GGTATCTTACAATCGGGCTGTCctctgtgaaaaggaaaaagggaaactaCTTGCttgagaccatcaagtccaTATTTGAGCAGTCGAGTTATGAAGAACTCAAAGAAATTGCAGTGGTAGTGCAACTGGCAGATTTTGACTCATCCTGGTGTGAAGGGATGGTCCAGGATATTTCACAGAAGTTTGCACATCACATAATTGCAGGCAGATTAATAGTTATTCATGTCCCTGAGGAGTATTATCCTGTACTGGATGGCCTTAAGAGAAATTACAATGACCCAGAGGACCGTGTGAAGTTTCGATCCAAACAAAACGTAGattatgcttttcttcttaactTTTGTGCTAATCTTTCTGACTACTATGTGATGTTAGAAGATGACGTTCGCTGCTCAAAGAACTTTTTGACTGCTGTTAAGAAAGTAATTACCTCACGAGAAGGATCCTACTGGGTAACTTTGGAATTCTCCAAACTGGGGTACATTGGAAAGCTTTACCATTCCCATGACCTCCCACGTCTGGCCCATTTTTTGTTGATGTTCTACCAAGAAATGCCTTGCGATTGGCTACTTATCCACTTTCGTGGGTTGTTAGCTCAAAAGGAAGTGATCCGTTTTAAGCCATCTCTGTTCCAGCACATGGGATACTACTCGTCTTACAAAGGAGCTGAAAATAAGCTAAAGGATGATGATTTTGAAGAGGAATCCTTTGATATCCCTGACAACCCACCTGCAAACTTGCACACCAATATGAATGTATTTGAAAACTATGAGGCAAGCAAGGCTTACAGCAGCATTGATGAGTACTTCTGGGGCAAAGCTCCTTCTACTGGAGACTTCTATGGTATTGTATTTGAAAAACCCATTAAAATCACCAAAATTAAAGTTGTCACTGGAACTGAAGACCGgcaaaatgacattttgcatCATGGGGCCCTGGAAGTAGGAGAAAAGATTGTAGGGAGTAAAAAAGGGAGACAATGTACTACTTACTTGAGACTAGGGGAGTTCAAAAATGGGAATTTTGAAATTACAGATGTAGAGAACAAAGTTCTGTTTGATATTAACTGCATGAGAATACTTGTTACCAAAAGTCAAAAAGAATGGCTGATCATTAGGAGCATTAGCATCTGGACTTCACAAACACCAAATCAATAA
- the MGAT4C gene encoding alpha-1,3-mannosyl-glycoprotein 4-beta-N-acetylglucosaminyltransferase C isoform X2 yields the protein MDRALLMKPLLPLCDFTMAQEASWKKRQENKEGDKQLIRETATHQLNPERYVHTFKDLSNFSGSINISYRYLAGTPLSRKRYLTIGLSSVKRKKGNYLLETIKSIFEQSSYEELKEIAVVVQLADFDSSWCEGMVQDISQKFAHHIIAGRLIVIHVPEEYYPVLDGLKRNYNDPEDRVKFRSKQNVDYAFLLNFCANLSDYYVMLEDDVRCSKNFLTAVKKVITSREGSYWVTLEFSKLGYIGKLYHSHDLPRLAHFLLMFYQEMPCDWLLIHFRGLLAQKEVIRFKPSLFQHMGYYSSYKGAENKLKDDDFEEESFDIPDNPPANLHTNMNVFENYEASKAYSSIDEYFWGKAPSTGDFYGIVFEKPIKITKIKVVTGTEDRQNDILHHGALEVGEKIVGSKKGRQCTTYLRLGEFKNGNFEITDVENKVLFDINCMRILVTKSQKEWLIIRSISIWTSQTPNQ from the exons ATGGATAGGGCACTGCTAATGAAGCCACTCCTTCCCTTGTGTGACTTTACTATGGCTCAAGAAGCCTcttggaagaaaagacaggAGAATAAG GAAGGGGACAAGCAATTAATCAGAGAAACAGCCACGCACCAGCTCAACCCAGAACGTTATGTTCACACTTTTAAAGATTTGTCTAATTTCTCAGGATCTATAAACATTTCCTATCGCTACCTAGCTGGCACGCCTTTGTCAAGGAAAA GGTATCTTACAATCGGGCTGTCctctgtgaaaaggaaaaagggaaactaCTTGCttgagaccatcaagtccaTATTTGAGCAGTCGAGTTATGAAGAACTCAAAGAAATTGCAGTGGTAGTGCAACTGGCAGATTTTGACTCATCCTGGTGTGAAGGGATGGTCCAGGATATTTCACAGAAGTTTGCACATCACATAATTGCAGGCAGATTAATAGTTATTCATGTCCCTGAGGAGTATTATCCTGTACTGGATGGCCTTAAGAGAAATTACAATGACCCAGAGGACCGTGTGAAGTTTCGATCCAAACAAAACGTAGattatgcttttcttcttaactTTTGTGCTAATCTTTCTGACTACTATGTGATGTTAGAAGATGACGTTCGCTGCTCAAAGAACTTTTTGACTGCTGTTAAGAAAGTAATTACCTCACGAGAAGGATCCTACTGGGTAACTTTGGAATTCTCCAAACTGGGGTACATTGGAAAGCTTTACCATTCCCATGACCTCCCACGTCTGGCCCATTTTTTGTTGATGTTCTACCAAGAAATGCCTTGCGATTGGCTACTTATCCACTTTCGTGGGTTGTTAGCTCAAAAGGAAGTGATCCGTTTTAAGCCATCTCTGTTCCAGCACATGGGATACTACTCGTCTTACAAAGGAGCTGAAAATAAGCTAAAGGATGATGATTTTGAAGAGGAATCCTTTGATATCCCTGACAACCCACCTGCAAACTTGCACACCAATATGAATGTATTTGAAAACTATGAGGCAAGCAAGGCTTACAGCAGCATTGATGAGTACTTCTGGGGCAAAGCTCCTTCTACTGGAGACTTCTATGGTATTGTATTTGAAAAACCCATTAAAATCACCAAAATTAAAGTTGTCACTGGAACTGAAGACCGgcaaaatgacattttgcatCATGGGGCCCTGGAAGTAGGAGAAAAGATTGTAGGGAGTAAAAAAGGGAGACAATGTACTACTTACTTGAGACTAGGGGAGTTCAAAAATGGGAATTTTGAAATTACAGATGTAGAGAACAAAGTTCTGTTTGATATTAACTGCATGAGAATACTTGTTACCAAAAGTCAAAAAGAATGGCTGATCATTAGGAGCATTAGCATCTGGACTTCACAAACACCAAATCAATAA